A genome region from Stegostoma tigrinum isolate sSteTig4 chromosome 37, sSteTig4.hap1, whole genome shotgun sequence includes the following:
- the LOC125467429 gene encoding bifunctional heparan sulfate N-deacetylase/N-sulfotransferase 2 codes for MNLYENDAGTGGSLTAKRLFDFQISIFMTHLSNYGNDRLGLYTFESLVKFVQCWTNLKLQTLPPVKLAAKYFELFPEEKDPLWQNPCDDKRHKDIWSKEKTCDRLPKFLIIGPQKTGTTALHFFLSLHPGVTSNFPSPVTYEEIQFFNGANYNKGIDWYMEFFPIPSNASTDFMFEKSANYFESEVVPKRAMALLPRAKIIAILINPVERAYSWYQHQRAHHDSAALNYTFYQVITAGPDAPREVRVLQNRCLLPGWYATHIERWLTFYQPSQFLVVNGLQLRNNPVAVMETVQKFLGVTPHFNYTRALMYDDNKNFWCQMVEGGKSKCLGKSKGRKYPEMDSSSRTFLTNYYREHNIELSKQLNKLGQALPSWLREELQHTSWS; via the exons ATGAATCTGTATGAG AATGATGCGGGCACTGGAGGGTCACTCACAGCAAAGCGTCTGTTTGATTTTCAGATCAGCATCTTCATGACCCATCTGTCCAACTACGGCAACGACCGCCTGGGTCTGTACACGTTTGAAAGCCTGGTGAAGTTCGTCCAGTGTTGGACTAACCTGAAACTGCAGACGCTACCACCAGTGAAACTAGCAGCCAAGTACTTCGAGCTGTTCCCTGAGGAAAAGGACCCCTTGTGGCAG AACCCATGTGATGACAAACGACATAAGGACATTTGGTCGAAAGAGAAAACCTGCGACAGGCTTCCTAAGTTTCTCATTATCGGTCCACAGAAAACTG GTACCACAGCTTTGCACTTTTTCCTCTCCTTGCATCCTGGAGTCACAAGTAATTTCCCCAGCCCAGTCACCTATGAGGAAATTCAGTTCTTCAATGGAGCTAATTATAACAAAGGAATTGACTG GTATATGGAGTTCTTCCCAATCCCGTCAAATGCGAGCACGGATTTCATGTTCGAGAAGAGTGCAAATTACTTTGAATCGGAAGTGGTCCCCAAGAGGGCGATGGCCCTACTGCCCAGAGCAAAGATCATTGCCATTCTGATCAATCCAGTAGAACGAGCATACTCCTGGTACCAG CACCAGAGAGCTCACCATGACTCGGCAGCCCTGAACTACACCTTCTACCAGGTGATCACAGCCGGACCTGATGCACCAAGGGAAGTCCGTGTCCTCCAGAACCGTTGCTTGCTGCCTGGCTGGTATGCCACCCACATCGAACGGTGGCTAACTTTTTACCAACCTTCTCAG TTTCTTGTTGTCAATGGCCTACAGTTACGGAACAACCCTGTGGCTGTCATGGAAACCGTACAGAAATTCCTTGGTGTTACCCCTCACTTCAACTACACTCGAGCTCTGAT GTACGATGACAACAAGAATTTCTGGTGCCAGATGGTGGAAGGTGGCAAATCAAAATGTTTGGGCAAAAGTAAAGGAAGAAAATATCCAGAGATGGATTCATCG TCACGGACATTCCTGACCAATTACTACAGGGAGCATAACATCGAACTATCGAAACAGCTAAACAAACTGGGACAGGCACTGCCTAGTTGGCTGAGGGAGGAGCTGCAACATACCAGCTGGAGCTGA